The DNA region CCTGGTCGAGGTGGACCCCAGATACTTCAGGCCAACCGAGGTCGAGCTCCTTCTGGGAGACCCCGCAAAGGCGAGAGAAGTACTAGGCTGGGAGAGAAAAACCTCCTTTACCGAACTCGTACGGGAAATGGTCTCCCACGACCTGGAACTCTTCAAAAAAGACATCCTCTGCCGGGACGCAGGATATACCATCTGTCCCGCCATAGAAGACCTGTCATGAACGATAGGATATACGTAGCCGGACACAGGGGAATGGCCGGCAGCGCCATCGTCCGTGCCCTCGAAGGCCGAGGGGCCAAAGACATAATAACCAAAACCCACGAAGAGCTGGACCTGCTGGACCAGAGCGCCACGGAAAACTTCTTTCGGGGCAACCGTCCCGAAGTCGTCATCCTCGCCGCAGCCAGAGTAGGAGGGATAGGGGCCAACATGGCGGACCCCTACGGATTCCTCTACGAAAACCTCCAGATCCAGAACAACGTCATAAACGGAGCCGCCCTTAACGGCGTAAAAAAACTGGTCTTCCTGGGAAGCTCCTGCATATACCCTCGGGAATGCCCTCAGCCCATGAAGGAGGAATACCTATTTACAGGCCCATTGGAGCCCACCAACGAAGGCTACGCACTGGCTAAAATAGCGGGCCTCCGTCTCGTCCAGTACCTGAGCAGACAGTACGGCATAAAGGGCCTCTCCGTCATGCCCTGCAACCTCTACGGCCCGGGAGACAGCTTCCACCCAGACCACTCCCACGTCATAGCTGCGTTGGTCAGGCGATTCGTCGAGGCAAAGAGGGAAAAAGCCCCCACCATAACCCTGTGGGGAACCGGCAGCGCCAGACGGGAATTCCTCCACGTCGACGACATGGCCAGAGCCGTCACCCTCCTCATGGAAAAATGGGACAGCCCGGACATAATCAACCTGGGCAGCGGAGAGGACATCTCCATAAAAGGCCTGGCCGAGGAGATCAAAAAAGCGGTGGCCTACGACGGAGAGATACTATGGGATAAAACCAAACCCGACGGAATGCCAATAAAACGGCTGGACGTCTCGAAACTCAGAGGACTGGGCTTCGAGCCCCGGATACCGCTGAGCGAGGGAATCGCCCGGATGATAGACCAATACGAAAAGCTGAGAGAGGAGAGACAAAGCGGTGTATAAAGTCCCTCTGGTGAAAAACACCTTCCTCCGGGAGGAGGAGACAAAAAAAACCCTGTCCAAATTCGTCCTGGACGCCCGAATCCTGAGCATGGGGGCCGAATGCCGCAAATTCGAGGAAAGCTTCGCCGAATATCAGGGGCGAAACAGGGCGGTGCTCTTCAACAGCGGAGGAAGCGCCAACCTGGCCCTCCTCCAGGCCCTGAAAAACATGGGCAGACTGAAAGACGAAGACCTCATAGGCTTCTCCGCCGTCACCTGGTCCACCAACACCATGCCCATAATACAGCTGGGCATGGTCCCTGTTGCCTTGGACTGCTCCAGGGAAACCTTGAACGTCGAGCCCGAGGAACTTGAGAGATGCCTCAAAGACCACCCCCTGAAAGCCCTATTCATAACAAACGCCCTGGGCTTTGCTGGAGACCTGGACGTCGTCCGGGACATCTGCCGGGAAAAGGGAATAATCCTTCTAGAGGACAACTGCGAATCCCTGGGATCAGAGCTTAAGGGTACGAAACTCGGCAACTTCGGCCTCGCCTCCACATTCTCCTTCTTCGTCTCCCACCACATGTCCACCATCGAAGGCGGCATGATCTGCACCGACGACCTTGAGCTCACCGCCATGCTTAAACTCGTCCGTGCCAACGGCTGGGACAGAAACCTGGAGGAAGAGGAAAAAGCCACCATCAGGGCGAAATACCGGGTCCAGTCCGAACTGGACGCCAAATACACCTTCTACGACCTGGGCTACAACCTCAGGCCGACGGAGATAACCGGATTTTTGGGCCAACAGCAGCTGATTCACCTCCCTGCCTCGGTCCTCAAAAGACAGGATAACTACCTAAGGGTGGAGAGGGCCATAAAGTCCAACCCAGACCTCCTGACCTTAAAGAGAGACCACCTGACGGTCCTCTCCAACTTTGCCATACCCATACTTTGCAAGACCCCGGAGCTAAGGGAAAAATACGGCGAAAAACTGGAGCGAGCGGGGGTGGAGATAAGGCCTCTAATAGCTGGCAACATCCAAAGACAGCCCTTTTACGGCAAATACGTCCCCATCGCCAGAGAACTTAAAGACGCCGACTTTATCCACCGTTGCGGCCTCTACTGCGGCAACCACCCGGACTATCGCCAGGAGGAACTCTCCATCCTGGAGGACATACTGGGGGGAGGAAAATGACCGAGATCAAAGCCCTCATACTTGCAGGAGGAGGAGGGACCAGACTGTGGCCCCTCTCAAGGGAAGAGGTCCCCAAGCAGTTTCTGAAACTCGCGGGAGACCACAGCCTCCTCCAGACCACCATAAAAAGGCTTCTGCCCCTCTGCGGCCAAGAGGGCATAAAAATAGTGGCAGGGGAGAGATGGGACAGCCAGATAGCCTTTCAGGCCTCCGACGTAGGCCTGAAAGGAAACATACACGTCCTCGAGCCGGAAGGCAGAAACACCGCCCCCGCCATAGCCCTTGGGCTGGCCCATTTGATGGAAAAAGGGGCCACCAGGGAAACGCCGGTCCTGGTCTGTCCCAGCGACCACATAATCCAAAACGAAAAAGCCTTCCAAGACGCCCTGAAAACGGGGCTGCTGGCTCTGGAAGAGGGAAAACTGGTCACCTTCGGAATAGTTCCGGACGCTCCGGAGACCGGATTCGGCTACATAAAAAAAGGCGAAGACCGGGGAGGCTGGCACGACGTATCCCGGTTCGTCGAAAAGCCGGACCTGAAAAAAGCAAAGGAATACGTCCAAAGCGGCCAGTACCTGTGGAACGGCGGGATATTCCTCTTTCGGGCCGGAGACATGATACACTCCTTCAAAGAACACCTCCCGGAGATAGCCAAACTCATGGAAGGCGGGGAGAGGACCATGATCGAGGGTTTCAAAGACCTTCCCTCCGTATCCATAGACTACGGCATAATGGAAAAGGCCTCCTCCGTGGCGGTGGTCCCACTGGACGCCTGCTGGTCCGACCTGGGGAGCTGGGACGCCATCTACCAGCAGGGGGAAAAAGACGGCAACCGCAACGTCCTAAAAGGGGACGTCCTGGCCGATCGGTCGGAAGGGTGCCTGGTCCAAGGGGACAGACGGCTCATAGCCCTGTCGGGGGTCAGAGACCTGCTGGTGGTGGACACAGCCGACGCCCTGTACATAGCCCC from Dethiosulfovibrio faecalis includes:
- a CDS encoding DegT/DnrJ/EryC1/StrS family aminotransferase, with protein sequence MYKVPLVKNTFLREEETKKTLSKFVLDARILSMGAECRKFEESFAEYQGRNRAVLFNSGGSANLALLQALKNMGRLKDEDLIGFSAVTWSTNTMPIIQLGMVPVALDCSRETLNVEPEELERCLKDHPLKALFITNALGFAGDLDVVRDICREKGIILLEDNCESLGSELKGTKLGNFGLASTFSFFVSHHMSTIEGGMICTDDLELTAMLKLVRANGWDRNLEEEEKATIRAKYRVQSELDAKYTFYDLGYNLRPTEITGFLGQQQLIHLPASVLKRQDNYLRVERAIKSNPDLLTLKRDHLTVLSNFAIPILCKTPELREKYGEKLERAGVEIRPLIAGNIQRQPFYGKYVPIARELKDADFIHRCGLYCGNHPDYRQEELSILEDILGGGK
- a CDS encoding mannose-1-phosphate guanylyltransferase/mannose-6-phosphate isomerase; translated protein: MTEIKALILAGGGGTRLWPLSREEVPKQFLKLAGDHSLLQTTIKRLLPLCGQEGIKIVAGERWDSQIAFQASDVGLKGNIHVLEPEGRNTAPAIALGLAHLMEKGATRETPVLVCPSDHIIQNEKAFQDALKTGLLALEEGKLVTFGIVPDAPETGFGYIKKGEDRGGWHDVSRFVEKPDLKKAKEYVQSGQYLWNGGIFLFRAGDMIHSFKEHLPEIAKLMEGGERTMIEGFKDLPSVSIDYGIMEKASSVAVVPLDACWSDLGSWDAIYQQGEKDGNRNVLKGDVLADRSEGCLVQGDRRLIALSGVRDLLVVDTADALYIAPRGTSQSVKDVVATLKERSRPEITQAPESARRWGDYRILHEGDGIKVKRITVHPGKALSLQYHHHRTEHWIVVKGTAQVERDEETFYLHEGESTFIQKNQLHRLINPGKIPLEIIEVQNGPYLGEDDIVRIKGEPNGRN
- a CDS encoding GDP-L-fucose synthase family protein; the encoded protein is MNDRIYVAGHRGMAGSAIVRALEGRGAKDIITKTHEELDLLDQSATENFFRGNRPEVVILAAARVGGIGANMADPYGFLYENLQIQNNVINGAALNGVKKLVFLGSSCIYPRECPQPMKEEYLFTGPLEPTNEGYALAKIAGLRLVQYLSRQYGIKGLSVMPCNLYGPGDSFHPDHSHVIAALVRRFVEAKREKAPTITLWGTGSARREFLHVDDMARAVTLLMEKWDSPDIINLGSGEDISIKGLAEEIKKAVAYDGEILWDKTKPDGMPIKRLDVSKLRGLGFEPRIPLSEGIARMIDQYEKLREERQSGV